The following coding sequences lie in one Rutidosis leptorrhynchoides isolate AG116_Rl617_1_P2 chromosome 4, CSIRO_AGI_Rlap_v1, whole genome shotgun sequence genomic window:
- the LOC139839991 gene encoding DELLA protein GAI1-like, with the protein MKRDYLPSQDYPYFDNASSGGGSTSAATTGKSKMWDELDQQDAGVDELLAVLGYQVKPSDMADVAQKIEHLEGVLENDDGLSQLASDSVHYNPSDLSTWLESMICELNPSIEQTPVVDSSNSSIVINDDLQSIPGNAIYPPPTKKQKPISSPSTTSYNPNPIVLVDSQENGIRLVHTLMACAEAVQQGDLKLAETLVKQAGILAVSQAGAMRKVATYFAEALARRIYGLYPKPQHDSPAFQDLLQMHFYETCPYLKFAHFTANQAILEAFAGCQKVHVIDFSLKQGMQWPALMQALALRPGGPPSFRLTGIGPPSGDDTDHLQEVGWKLAQLAETIHVKFEFRGFLAESLADIEPGMLDLREGEVVAVNTVFELHQLLARPGAVEKILGSIKEMKPVILTVVEQEANHNGPVFLERFTESLHYYSTLFDSLESSGLSEPVEGGCLTAASNQDKIMSEVYLGKQICNVVACEGTDRVERHQTLSQWKTRFESSGFEPVHLGSNAYKQASMLLALFAGGDGYRVEENNGCLMLGWHTRPLIATSAWKLR; encoded by the coding sequence atGAAACGAGATTACCTACCATCACAAGATTACCCCTACTTTGACAACGCTAGTAGCGGCGGCGGCTCTACTTCCGCCGCCACTACCGGTAAATCAAAGATGTGGGACGAACTTGACCAACAAGACGCCGGCGTTGACGAGCTGTTAGCTGTTTTAGGTTATCAAGTTAAACCATCCGATATGGCTGATGTCGCGCAAAAGATCGAACACTTGGAGGGCGTTTTAGAAAACGACGACGGTTTGTCTCAGCTAGCTTCAGATTCCGTTCACTATAACCCTTCTGATCTATCTACATGGCTTGAATCCATGATTTGTGAACTTAACCCTTCAATCGAACAAACCCCAGTCGTCGATTCATCCAACTCATCAATCGTTATTAACGACGATCTACAATCGATTCCAGGTAACGCAATTTACCCACCACCAACTAAAAAACAAAAACCAATCTCTTCCCCCTCAACAACCTCGTACAATCCGAACCCAATTGTTCTTGTCGATTCACAAGAAAACGGAATCCgtttggttcacactttgatggcGTGTGCTGAAGCCGTACAACAAGGCGATTTGAAATTAGCTGAAACCCTAGTGAAACAAGCCGGAATATTAGCCGTATCTCAAGCCGGCGCGATGAGGAAAGTGGCTACGTATTTCGCCGAAGCTTTAGCGCGCCGTATATACGGACTTTATCCGAAACCACAACACGATTCACCGGCGTTTCAAGATTTACTTCAGATGCATTTTTACGAAACGTGTCCGTACTTAAAGTTTGCTCATTTTACTGCAAATCAAGCGATACTTGAAGCATTTGCTGGGTGTCAGAAAGTGCACGTGATTGATTTTAGTTTGAAGCAAGGTATGCAGTGGCCGGCTTTGATGCAGGCTTTAGCACTTAGACCGGGCGGTCCACCGAGTTTTAGATTGACCGGGATTGGACCGCCGTCAGGTGATGATACGGATCATTTGCAAGAGGTTGGTTGGAAGTTGGCACAATTAGCAGAAACGATTCATGTTAAATTTGAATTTCGTGGGTTTTTAGCTGAGAGTTTAGCGGATATTGAACCGGGGATGTTGGATTTAAGGGAAGGTGAAGTTGTGGCTGTTAATACGGTTTTTGAGTTGCATCAGTTGTTGGCTAGACCGGGGGCGGTCGAGAAGATATTGGGATCGATTAAAGAAATGAAACCAGTGATTTTGACAGTGGTTGAGCAGGAAGCGAATCATAACGGGCCGGTTTTTTTGGAACGGTTTACTGAGAGTTTGCATTATTATTCGACGCTTTTTGACTCGCTTGAGAGTAGCGGTTTAAGTGAACCGGTGGAAGGTGGTTGTCTGACGGCGGCGAGTAATCAAGATAAGATTATGTCGGAAGTTTATTTGGGAAAACAGATCTGTAACGTAGTGGCGTGTGAAGGAACGGACCGGGTTGAACGTCATCAAACGTTGAGTCAATGGAAAACCCGGTTTGAATCGAGTGGGTTTGAACCGGTTCATTTGGGTTCAAATGCTTATAAGCAAGCCAGTATGTTATTGGCTTTATTTGCTGGTGGCGATGGGTATAGAGTGGAGGAAAACAACGGTTGTTTGATGTTGGGTTGGCATACCCGGCCGTTGATTGCCACGTCAGCGTGGAAACTCCGATGA